The Phlebotomus papatasi isolate M1 chromosome 3, Ppap_2.1, whole genome shotgun sequence genomic sequence TCGTTACATTTAACTTTAAAACTCGTGATCAGTAAGTTCTTAAAGCTCAATACGGGATTCCTAATCTTTGACTTGAATATCCGGAATCCTTCAGTTCTTAAGGCTCATAAGGGATCCTAATCTTTGACTTGAAAATAAATCCTTCAGTTTTAAACACTCAAAactaattctttaatttttacttaagaATCTGGAATCCTTCAGTTCTTAAGGCTCAATAAGGGATCCCTATCTTTGACTTGAAAATTCTGAATCCTTTAGTTGATAAGGTTCAATAAGGGATCCTTGTATTTGACTTAGAAATCCGGAGTCTTCATGTTCTTAAGGTTCAATAAGGGATTCTTAACTTTAACTTAAGAACTTGGAATCCTTCAGTTCTTAAGGCTCAATAAGGGATCTTTATCTTTGACTTGAAAATTCTAAATCGTTTAGTTCTTAAGGTTCAATAAGGGATCCCTAAATTTGTCTTACAAATCCGGAATCTTCTAGTTCTTAAAGTCCAATAAGGGATCCCTATCTCTGACTTAAGAACCAGGAATCCTTCAGTTCTTAAGGCTCAATAAGGGATCATAATCTTTGATTTTAAAATCCGGAATCTTCCAGTTCTTAAGGCTCAATAAGGGTTTCCTAACTTTGacttaaaatcctgaaatcttTCAGTTCTTAAAGCTCAAAAATGGATCCCTGTCTTTGACTTAAAGATCCGGAATCTTCCAGCTCTTAAAATGCAAAAGGGATTTCTTGAGAAATAGAAATTCTTTAGTATTTACGGCTCAATAAAGATTCCCTATCTTTGACTTAAATATTTGGAATCTTTTAGTCTCTATGTCCTAAAGACAATTCCTTAATTTTGACTCAAAAATCGAAATCCTTATGTTCTTAAGTCCTGAAAACGGAATCTCGTACTCTAACCTGAAAACTCAAATTTAAGTTAAtgacttattattattaagttttGGCTTCTAAATCTAAAATACTTCGATCCTTTAAATCTGAAATTCAATAAAGTATTTTTAGGAGATACCTTTAGAAATTTGACCTCAAGAACTCTAGACttttaaatctttaagaaaCGTAAAAATTTATAAGagttcctgtttttttttaaacgttcAAAATAGTAAACTTTAATGAAAActtaaaatcttcaaattattaaacCTTAATGAAGATTTTTTTGTCCTGTTCGTTAAACCGTTTTATTCCGGACCTTCGATAGTTTTTATGTTTCCGCAGAATCTCATAACAAATTGCAATTGTCAATTAGAAAACCTTGTcagaaaactatttaaaattcaaaaaataaaggaaaaagcCCAaagaaagttcgaaaattggTTTTTACTCATTTTTTCTGAAACAAACctggaaattcaacaaaaaaatctcttaaaattaagagataaaaagaaattgagaaaaaaacaaaacaattttaaaaaataatgaatatttcagtgaagtaaaattttagtgatatattcgttgttttttttgggataacataaaaaaatatattaaacgaaaaagcaaaaaaaggaGAATATTATATTTCTCAGAGGTTCaacaatttaaacaaaaagttttcctagaaggaaaaaaatacatttcctacatgatttttctttttacaattttaaatcctttttcTTTTACGTCTTAAGTTTAATATTTTACCATTTTACTTTTAGATTACTACTACTACTTTTTACACTATTTTCCTCtccttcttatttttttatttaattgttgttttattttaaatcaattcgAATTAGTCTCTTTGTTAATAGCCACTTTATCGAACACTTTGAATTGTAATTAATTGGTTGGAAATTCTCCTCTTATAATTCTCTATATTCTCGCGATTTCTCAGCTATTCTGCccattatttacatttttatttttttaaaagttattcTCCTCAATCTCGTGCATTTTTGCTGtaacttttttcttttaaattaccTCCTTTCAACTTTACTTTTAATCAGTCAATTTATGGATTTATTTTCTTGGctattgataatatttttttggatttcatTTCGCGgcagaataaataaattttccgtagaaattttatttattttttggtgtttaaactaagcaaaaaaaaacctctAAAAGTGCACCTACGcattatgacaaaaaaaaaccctttttccTACAATTCcacattattttccactaaacaATTTCTATTTATGGTAATATtactaagaaaaaattaaaaaaaaatgattcatcttagaattaatttacaattacgcaattatttataaatttaccattttttctttaaatattcaattaattataatgattttttaaagcattgaaagaaaattaaagcTATAGCTGAAGTTTTTTTCCACGTTATTCTTCTATTACTTAATCCTTGTATTTCCTTaatcatttcttttatttttttcattcacaagaaaacaaaaattgttttgtttttgtgaagaaaaacaaaaagaacaaatccgactaaatcctaaaaaaaatcaacagaaaagaaaaatatttctttagagaaaaataaagaaaaaaaagaactagcAATTCGtactaaaagaaaacttttggGAGTGAATCTTTGGTTAGAAGTCCATTCCAATTTGATATTCTTCCAACTTCACACTCTCCAAAAGTCAGCTGTCAAAGAAAAACCTGTCAGTTTCCTTCTGCTGTCAAATCTTTTATCTCTCTTTTTCTCTcctatcaaaaaaaatctttctattGGCTGTGAACCATGttacttcttctttttttctagaaaaattgtgataaagtaaaactattttcaatttataattatttctaACCTCTCTTTCTACTTCCTTGTGATCTTATGTAACCTtacttgttgttttttttctcttgaaaattCTTCTACATAAATGGCAGTCTTGTGAGTTAAAGGAATCCACAAATGCTGTTTGTcgctcaattttttaaaaaaattcccacTCAAAAAAGTTGATCGGACGTCAAATTTTTTGGCGTTTTGTGTAAATTGTCTACCTGTCAAAAAATCTCCTgtcaaaatatctttttttataaGCTTTATTCAGCAATTGATTGGATGCTCTCTAATCTTtgtacaacaacaaaaaaataataaatgaacaaTTTGAGGGATAAAGTAAATAGGAAGATGGCGgcgggaaaattgattttactttcttttttcCCTCTGCAGTGACTTTACGAGAggaattttttcatatttgcaaacaaaaaaaaattgtgtaaatcagagaaacataaaaaataacaaaaatattgtataaactgtgaaaataaatatttttttcatttttttttaaatatttaagtttaaaaaaagagGAGGAATATTGAGTCTTGTCATTTTGACCATTCGTTTAGTTCTAtgctatttttccttttttatgttttttttcttaaaggggCGTGGGGAagtctacaaaatattttaattaaaagattttatacctctatctctctctctctctttcactATAATCTATGTGGAGTGGATAGTTGATTTTCTCATCTACGATATTCCTTTGGATTATTCTTAGTTCATCATTATCTCTTGATTTTCTTTCTATAAttgtttcttttcatttttcttttttagtttttaaagtaATCTGGCAGTATTcgtgggtgttttttttttgagatatcttcttcttcttcattataTATTCATTTGAGGAATATTATATGCACGATTTAAGTTTTATAAGAGTATGTAGAGTAAATAAAAGTTGTGTTCTTTTACCTTGTCTTTCAATTTGGTGTAGTGGCCTTGGCGTTTTCACATTTCGTGAAGTCTATTTGAGCATAGTTGAAGGCGACAGCCGGCACTTGGGTAGCCCCCGCAGGAGCAGCATTGGGGCTGGGACTGGCCGATGAGTCACCGGAAAGGGAATTGTTCTTCGAGCTGGCACTCGATGATGACAGTTCTGTGGCTTCTTGACGTGCCAGTGGTGCCACCTGACTGCCAGCATTTGCACTGCACGGTGGCAGATCGAGACTGGCATAGTGAAGCTCTCGCTCAGACGTCACCGATGGCGGCCTCGATGTAGCATCTGTGACAGAATCCGGCCTTGAGGTGGACTCCGTAAAGGACTGAGGACGCATAAGTGTGGCACTGGAGGGACTCTTGCTGCCGCAGAGTGTACTGGAGGATGACGATGAGCCGCACAGTGTTGAAGCGGAGGAGGAAGACGAAATAGGTGGCACGTGGTCGCTATTTGCAGAATTTGGACGATTGAGACTCAAACTGGAGATCTTCGATGTGATCTTGTCACTATTCACCGAATTTGGCCTCGATGCAACACGCAGAGAGTCAAAAGAAGCATCAGATTCCTTACCGTACCTTCAAAAATCCCCCAAAAGCACAAAAGTTAAGATATAATTCTTCCAAAATCCCCTTTCATCAACTTACCAGAAAGGACGCTTCAGGGAAGATGGATTTGCGCTTCGAGGACTCACAACTTTATCCTCCCTGGATGCCTCCTCCTCAGCTTGAGCAATTGGGATGAATCCCTCAAAGTTATTCAGTGAAATCTGACTGGAATTGTTGCTCAATGGGGTTTTCTTGGGTATCCTCTCAACTGTAGTTGCTGGTCTCATCAAAACATAATCACCAGCAACATCTTCAGCACTATTCCTCAGCGGTGAGACAGATGGAGTGATCTTCCGGACACCAACTGGTGTGCAGTTGACATAGTCCGGAACCTCCATTGACAGTCTTCGGATTTTGGTCTGTTGAGCCACTGAATCCACATACCTATTTTCCAGCATCTCTTCAGCGTGGCACTTTCTCACTCCTACCTTCCCCATGGATTCCTCTGCATCCATGGGAACAGGAGTTGTTGGAGTAGCTACTCCGCTACTACCGTGAGAAACTTCTTCCTCGGCTAGCATTAGAGTGCCACTTGTGCCATCTATTAAGCATTTACGGGGTTCTGTATGCTGGAATGGTTTCATGGGACTGCTAGGGCTGAAGGGGAAGATGGCAGCATTGGAGCCTACCCGGAAAAAAATTCTGTGAGCTTTCTGGCAATTAGGCTTGAGTCTTATATTTAGAATGGCTAAACACTTCCAACCGTGATCGTTACACGATTtatgtcacaattgaggtgtgccttgtacacaggactctgtgccttgtaaagagggataaatattctatatttccacCTAAAAAGTTTTTCGGAACTCGAAATATAAGCtgagtttggaagcaatttatgagtCGGCTTCAAACAGTCTTTACAGTCCTAACGGACTACATCAATGGCAAGCGAGGTTACCGACATCATGGTGTAATTAAAGGTGACGAACAATTGGTCCTTCTCCtttgaaaatagaaaaatggCGGCATGTGATCGCTTTTCTAGTCGGTTGCTCTCAAATTGACAGCACAAAAGGTAAACAAATGGTGTTGGAATGAAAAATAGTGTTAAATTGGTgaataattaagaaattttcgAGTAATATGTGTATTAATTGACTGAAAGTGAGTTTTCTAATGTTCATTGAGACTGCAATTGTCTTTCAAGTgatgaaattttatgttttatccTTGGAAATATCCGAAATATCTGTAATATCAAGGCAGcgttattttgggaaatttcaaagaaaactgGTGATAATCACCCTCAAGATTAAGTGGAAAATCATCTTTATGGAGTCCTCAATGAAGCCCTTTCATTGGATTCGTGAATGTTATGTGCAAAATTGCAAATACAAAATAAGATGCAAATTTAGCTTCCACAGAACACATTTTGTTCCGGATCCGGGACAATAATGATCAGAAGCATCAGCTATCACGATATTATGAGTAggataatatatataataaataatttgtatatattgtaaatatttctaTCAAAGTCACTTggatttacataatttttttgtactGTCCTCTCTTTGTCTTGACAATTTTCTAAGTAAATCGGTGcttagaatgttttttttatattttcagtgATATTTTGGAAAACTTCCAGAGTGACCACAAAGCGACCATCTTCAacgaacaatatttaaaaagcaACCACAAGACGCCATTTTACATACTGTCAAAAATTTTCGTCATGAAGCAGAGGACAAGGAACAAACATACAAGTTTGGGGTAGTTTGAATTACCCCAAATCCACATTATTGTTCGTGAAAGTTCAAGGCGTGAGAGCTGTTACTTGTTACACAGctcagaaaatctcaaaaatatcaaataactCTATATCTcttcaaaattgcttaaaaacaTTACATCGGATAAGATAGATTGGATATTCTTAATGGCTATCCAACAGATATTATATTCAAATAGAGAAATTTCCCGCTAGAGGTCCTAAGCTACTTGGGATTTGCAACCAACTTCATTCCCTTCGAGCTGTCAAATATTACATTAATAAAGAGCACGAGGAGGACGAGTAAAACAGTGTTTCCAATACATTTTTGGTCATTCTGAGccggaataattaaaattctttacaaaattttctaaaaaaaaagaatcttacCTGTTGGCGTAACAATTCCACTATCCTTGGATTCGGACCTATGAGCTGGAGGTTGTGTTGTTGGACCACTTGACAGTGGTAGGAAAGACTGTTGACTTTCACTTTTGCCTGTAAGTGAACTTCTCCCTGTATACAGTGTTTGCTTCCCCTGCTGAATAGCAATGGGCATGGAGGTCATTCTCTGAGTTCCTGCCTCTTTCTTGGTATTCCTCCTTGCCCCTTGGAAGCTCATGTTGATGTATTCGTCAGAAGCCGGCTTCTCTGGGATTGTATTGTTGTTCACTGTTTTGCTGTTCTTTGGCCAGGACATCTCGATGTAGCCTTCAGGTGCACTTGACATTCTTGGCATATCTACATCCATTTTCTCATGAATTCCCTCCACTGGACTCATATTGAGGTAGTCATCGGATGTTGTGGATGTCTTTGGGGATGTGGCGAGCACTGATCCACTGGGAGCTCCTCGTCCCATAACCGGAGACATTTCCACATTGTTGTTGTTCTTGGCCAGAGACCTCAGTGGTACCGTTCGAGGAGACATGTATGACTTCACTGGGGAACTTGAGAGACTGGGACTCTTGGTTACAGCAACAGGTTTCATTTCCACATAACCATCTGTGTTATCTGTTGATGTCCTCGTGAATCCCTCATTGTTAAAATTGCAGGATTCTGAGGATTGGGATGTGGGTACGGGCATTGGCATTGTGGAAGTTGGAGTATCTTCATCGCCCCGCGAGAAGTCAATCTCCATAAAGTCATCCATTAACTCTTGATTTGTTCTTTTGTCCAGCATTGGAGCACTGGAGGACTTCTTTCCACCCTTTCCTGAGCCATTGTTATTGGCTCGATTGGTCTGGACAATGGTGGATTGAGCATGCAAACCACCCTTGTACTGCTCCGAACGTGGAACTTTGGCACGAGAACCGAGAGAGAAGGCACGAGCCCTCAGGCTCGAATTATCTGTATTCAGAAGATCAATCCGAAATTTTCTCTTATTGTGCTCTATTCGGCTACCCACAGAATATGCCCTGATGGGTCGATCTGCTGATGTATTATCCTCCTCATCGGGTGTAAACCTCGCAAAAACCTTTTCCAATGGATAATCCGCAAATCTTGTGTCTGTCGACGGAGTTCCCGATGTAATGCTGGAACTTGATGCAGCTGAACTCATTCCACTCAGTCCCTGATGTCGATGTGATGCATCCATATCCACGTACTGATCATTTTGCGATCCCCCATCGACTCCTTCCTCTGCCAGGCTCGAAGCACGACTGTGCACACCTGAGCTCCCTGTATAAACACCTCGTCCAAAGTCCACACCAGGGGACATTGGAAGGTAACCTGAAGAACCTGTGGGATCCCCTGGGGAACTCCCACACGGACTGTACATCTCGATGTAGCTGCTGCGACCTTCAACTGAACCCACAGGTGGTGCAGGACTACCCTTTCTCTGGCCCTGACTCTGGGTAATTGGCAAAGAAAGGGATGTACCATTCTGACTGATACCCTTCTCTCCAAACCTGTGACTACGATCGTATGTGGTGTGTATCTTTTTGTCACTGTTCCAGTAGTCATCGGAATTCTCTTCCAATATCGCTGATTCCTGGGACATTCCGCTGCAAAGAATATATTATAAATCAGAAATTGGCTCTAGCTACAacaaattcattcattcattcattttccacTGATTATCCGCTTATCACTATCCGGGTGGCGGACCTAAGACACCCGGGTTAGAAGCCCAGTGTTTTCAGGCGACGAGGGTGCAGGGAGTAGAGCTGTTACCTGTTACACACCTCagaaaacttcaaaaatatcaaaagactATATCTcttcaaaattgtttaaaaacatTACATCGGATAAGATAGATTGGATATTCTTAATGGCTATCCAACAGacgttaaatttaaattggagAAATTTCCCGCTAGAGGTCCTAAGCTATTTGTGACTTGCAGCCAATTTCATTCCCTTCGAGCTGTCAAATATTCCATTAATAAGAGCACGAGGAGGACACGAGTAAAACAGTACTTCCAATACATTTTTGGTCATTCTGAGccggaataattaaaattctttacaaaGTTTAACTAGGCAAGAGAAAATTAGGTGGCCAGCGAAAAGACCGCTAAGCTCTTCTTCAGGGAACCCTCTATAATttgtagcacgaatgctacaggTCCCACACTATAACATGCTGTTAAtcactacacacagaaaaatggaaaattcttaaacagaaataccgaggaatttaatttcaaatcccatccgaTGAATGCCAATGcataattctaaatccttgatcatttagttttagttgcaatttgcaaatctgtagacatttttcactttccagctaatgcagaacttaagttcccgatctcttaacttgaaagagctagggattctagcccatttttttggctcagagcttctaaacttaaacgcctcggggattcacgtccaatttaagttcccaggatcttatatattcttaaatttagagtcaaaatttttctgtgtgtgcaAATAAAGGAAACTTACCCCATGTATCGCTGGAAGTGATGGCCATATTCGTCCGGCGTGAGCGATTGCCCAAAGCCGTCAGTCTCATCGATGCTGAGCGAGGATCCGTCGCTCTCGGAGCAGGCCCCAGACGGACTCAGCGGGCATGAGTTGACCGGAGGACTGTTACTGTGCCTGTTGTACATGGAGTGAGGTCGATTGGAGGGAATCGACCTCGGTGGTGGCATCGACGTGTTGTTCTGCTGGCTACTCTCGCTAATGGCGCGATTTCGCGACGGGAGACTGTCACATCGCTCCCTCTTCATGGCTGAACCTTGAGAAAGCACCATGAGAACAAGAAAAGTATTAGACcacaatgtcatttgaggaaaacCCCGacagtgtgaaaaaaaaataagagaaggAGGAATGGGACAAAAGGGATCTCAAAAAAAGCTCAAAGTATATGAAAGGATAAGAGAATGAGACAGAGAGGGAATAAAaccactgcaatttttttttctttaagggAAGGAGGTAGCACATAATTTGAATAATGCCAATGGAATTTCCATGATTTAGTGATAGAATGAAAGTTTATATTGGAAAGAAAGCACTTAATTGAGGTCAATTCACCAAACACACTCTCACACAAAACCAATTTAGCAATAAATCATTTATggaatttttgtataataacATAAACATATATTATTCGCATAACATACCGCAAAAAACGAGAATTTTTTGGTTTGAATTTGTTTTTTGTGTGAACCAAACACCATCCCCCTTCACACAGAGGTTAGTCAATATATTGCCATATTTAATTGATCACAATTGCTCTTGTATAATTTTCTGatcaattattttttagttACATGATTAATAACAAACATTATGTTGCTCGcagacttttttttctatttaagtgAAGCACAATCGATTGAAATAGGTGCCTTTTACTATATTGATATGCAAAATTTGTGTCGATTTATTaagttgaaattgaaattcgaaAGGGGAGTTCCGGATATGGCAACACTAAtcgatgaattttaattttgacagttatGATACAacttattaataatttattgtattcAAATTGGAGATATCATCTGGCAACCCTAATCGATGATTTTCTCCactaacaaattttaaaacaatttatttatttatttgttgtaCATTATGCCATATGACAACTTACAAATCTGTTCGAATTTATTGTATAACAATTTCAGATACCATCTGGCAACACTAATTAATGATATTGTGCTTTGATAGCCTAAAATCGAAAAGTTGTGCGTGCAGCAtaagaaaattcatataaaaACGCATAATACagataattatgaaataatgtaCAAATTGATTAGATAAGATTTCAGCCAAACAATTAATATGGATTTTCTGTGAAAAGTTCCATTGGAACTTTTCACGTTCAATTACTCCTCAACAACTTTCCCGAAAATCCTTTTCTTGGGAGAAGCAATCAGTAATACTTAAAAGAATGTAATTTCTCATTTGCAGAGCTTTCCCTCAAaccaaacaaaaaaacaaaaccaGAAAAACTTTCCTGTAGCATGACAAAAAGCTCACATACTGcaaaaaaaagctctagagTATTTTTGTACGACACTGTCTCAACACAAATCTTATAACGAAGAAGAAAAAACTTAGGAAATGAGAGATTGTTCCTCATTTGAGGATGGGggttgaagaaaaataaaaattaataactcaATTTCTTAAGGGAGAAGACAAAACTTTCAAGTGAACTTTCTCAAGATTGCGCAGGGGGAAAGGTCGCTTAAAAAGCTCCATATGTTTGTGCAGTACAGAGATAATTTTGTTACAATTTTTTCACCATTTACTTCTTATTGGTTATTCTTTGTTTTCCACAGAGACATCCTCGAATGGGGGGATGAAGTAAGGTTCAAAGAGTAGAATTTTATACTCCCTGACctctactgtttttttttattctcatgGCACTTTTCCCCCGGGGAAAAACTCCAGCAAAAGAAGACAGGATGGGAGGCAGTCGCCCTGATAAGGAAGTCGGGAAGAAACTTGAGATGGAAAACGCATGGAATGAAAAAGTTCAATCTAACGAACGCAATaaaatcaggaagaaaaagTTCAAACACTGGAGATCACTGCATTCAAAAAGTAGTAATGAACTTTAGTCATattgaattgataaaaataaatgaacatttgaggttatattgtaCATAACCTAAATCAAATTTCCAGCTGGGAAGATGTTAAAGATATTTCAATagtgaatttctcaaaattgaggttatggCAACTTAAACACTTTATCAAACCATAAGATAATGCTtcgaaatttaataattttgaggttatccCGGAGGAACAAAACAACACTTCAAGTTTCTCAAATAAGAATAACTGATGAATTCAAATTGTACAAATTTgttatgtgaagaaaattttgcatagaggctgaattagaaccatttttctttGGTACTTCTTCAATGGTATCCTTACTGTATTAAATTCCCCAACAAattccattaaataaataaataaataataataaattctctAAACTTATTATTCTTAAATTAAGATTATTGAATTTCATGTAAATGCcgtttattttcgaaaatattgttcatatgTGCGAATTGTAAAGTGCCACTTacagggtaaattaagctaattcaaaacctaccctaaatggaaatttttcgctactccaaatggatacgtcattgtttttttttacttattatttttcttattttcttattattttatatgggaaaggag encodes the following:
- the LOC129806091 gene encoding serine-rich adhesin for platelets isoform X3 → MSTSFQNRMSTLVASTAASALSSSSSPMTASTNDPKANAGIVLQGYYRKLKTMKKKYFVLYSDTKERSARLEYYDSEKKFKTNFGHPKRTIVLRTCFNINRRTDTKHKWVVALYTKDDCFCIVFDNEQDLNTWLRNLLAQQRGDDSTGDPPRPNFEHTWSVQVQRKGLAEDKGIIGNYHLCLTEKSLTLVRVGSATTVTGDHRLGSVEFLLTTIRRCGNTQCFFYMEVGRHSAIGAGELWMETQDPFIAENMHQTIISASASCKNREDYMGPVRPRSSSANEASKPISMTMRRQTHVGQKPMNFSPSGAAVAASTSCHQRALSLPCAAAVLNAAPSSSSVTASASSKVSGIQPVHQRTRSLPLTEETAIVVPMPRPETRVVNCSCPTDGAPNSLCTHRIPHGATPVGIDGVHMNNNHLPPAGCPGGNCPEMNNNRDHQLILHHHLHHHHQMSTTSMESIVEDQALASEASEEKIVKNLAPRKISTGKFPGASASFSGGSPLLIRRARNSNSTRSSAMKRERCDSLPSRNRAISESSQQNNTSMPPPRSIPSNRPHSMYNRHSNSPPVNSCPLSPSGACSESDGSSLSIDETDGFGQSLTPDEYGHHFQRYMGGMSQESAILEENSDDYWNSDKKIHTTYDRSHRFGEKGISQNGTSLSLPITQSQGQRKGSPAPPVGSVEGRSSYIEMYSPCGSSPGDPTGSSGYLPMSPGVDFGRGVYTGSSGVHSRASSLAEEGVDGGSQNDQYVDMDASHRHQGLSGMSSAASSSSITSGTPSTDTRFADYPLEKVFARFTPDEEDNTSADRPIRAYSVGSRIEHNKRKFRIDLLNTDNSSLRARAFSLGSRAKVPRSEQYKGGLHAQSTIVQTNRANNNGSGKGGKKSSSAPMLDKRTNQELMDDFMEIDFSRGDEDTPTSTMPMPVPTSQSSESCNFNNEGFTRTSTDNTDGYVEMKPVAVTKSPSLSSSPVKSYMSPRTVPLRSLAKNNNNVEMSPVMGRGAPSGSVLATSPKTSTTSDDYLNMSPVEGIHEKMDVDMPRMSSAPEGYIEMSWPKNSKTVNNNTIPEKPASDEYINMSFQGARRNTKKEAGTQRMTSMPIAIQQGKQTLYTGRSSLTGKSESQQSFLPLSSGPTTQPPAHRSESKDSGIVTPTGSNAAIFPFSPSSPMKPFQHTEPRKCLIDGTSGTLMLAEEEVSHGSSGVATPTTPVPMDAEESMGKVGVRKCHAEEMLENRYVDSVAQQTKIRRLSMEVPDYVNCTPVGVRKITPSVSPLRNSAEDVAGDYVLMRPATTVERIPKKTPLSNNSSQISLNNFEGFIPIAQAEEEASREDKVVSPRSANPSSLKRPFWYGKESDASFDSLRVASRPNSVNSDKITSKISSLSLNRPNSANSDHVPPISSSSSASTLCGSSSSSSTLCGSKSPSSATLMRPQSFTESTSRPDSVTDATSRPPSVTSERELHYASLDLPPCSANAGSQVAPLARQEATELSSSSASSKNNSLSGDSSASPSPNAAPAGATQVPAVAFNYAQIDFTKCENAKATTPN
- the LOC129806091 gene encoding insulin receptor substrate 2-B isoform X6; this encodes MSTSFQNRMSTLVASTAASALSSSSSPMTASTNDPKANAGIVLQGYYRKLKTMKKKYFVLYSDTKERSARLEYYDSEKKFKTNFGHPKRTIVLRTCFNINRRTDTKHKWVVALYTKDDCFCIVFDNEQDLNTWLRNLLAQQRGDDSTGDPPRPNFEHTWSVQVQRKGLAEDKGIIGNYHLCLTEKSLTLVRVGSATTVTGDHRLGSVEFLLTTIRRCGNTQCFFYMEVGRHSAIGAGELWMETQDPFIAENMHQTIISASASCKNREDYMGPVRPRSSSANEASKPISMTMRRQTHVGQKPMNFSPSGGSAMKRERCDSLPSRNRAISESSQQNNTSMPPPRSIPSNRPHSMYNRHSNSPPVNSCPLSPSGACSESDGSSLSIDETDGFGQSLTPDEYGHHFQRYMGGMSQESAILEENSDDYWNSDKKIHTTYDRSHRFGEKGISQNGTSLSLPITQSQGQRKGSPAPPVGSVEGRSSYIEMYSPCGSSPGDPTGSSGYLPMSPGVDFGRGVYTGSSGVHSRASSLAEEGVDGGSQNDQYVDMDASHRHQGLSGMSSAASSSSITSGTPSTDTRFADYPLEKVFARFTPDEEDNTSADRPIRAYSVGSRIEHNKRKFRIDLLNTDNSSLRARAFSLGSRAKVPRSEQYKGGLHAQSTIVQTNRANNNGSGKGGKKSSSAPMLDKRTNQELMDDFMEIDFSRGDEDTPTSTMPMPVPTSQSSESCNFNNEGFTRTSTDNTDGYVEMKPVAVTKSPSLSSSPVKSYMSPRTVPLRSLAKNNNNVEMSPVMGRGAPSGSVLATSPKTSTTSDDYLNMSPVEGIHEKMDVDMPRMSSAPEGYIEMSWPKNSKTVNNNTIPEKPASDEYINMSFQGARRNTKKEAGTQRMTSMPIAIQQGKQTLYTGRSSLTGKSESQQSFLPLSSGPTTQPPAHRSESKDSGIVTPTGSNAAIFPFSPSSPMKPFQHTEPRKCLIDGTSGTLMLAEEEVSHGSSGVATPTTPVPMDAEESMGKVGVRKCHAEEMLENRYVDSVAQQTKIRRLSMEVPDYVNCTPVGVRKITPSVSPLRNSAEDVAGDYVLMRPATTVERIPKKTPLSNNSSQISLNNFEGFIPIAQAEEEASREDKVVSPRSANPSSLKRPFWYGKESDASFDSLRVASRPNSVNSDKITSKISSLSLNRPNSANSDHVPPISSSSSASTLCGSSSSSSTLCGSKSPSSATLMRPQSFTESTSRPDSVTDATSRPPSVTSERELHYASLDLPPCSANAGSQVAPLARQEATELSSSSASSKNNSLSGDSSASPSPNAAPAGATQVPAVAFNYAQIDFTKCENAKATTPN